A segment of the Bacteriovorax sp. PP10 genome:
TTCCGCGGTCTGCGCAACGACACAGTTGAATTTTAGCTCATGGCTTAGGTCATAAAGAATTTTTGCGAAATTCGTATCATCTTCGATGACCAGTAATAAACGAACTAGATCTGATCCATCTAATTTGTTTCTGTCATCTTCAAATGGAAGTGGAAGTGTTGAAGTTTCAACTTTTACTTCTTTGGAAATTAATGGTGGCGCCTCTGTTTTAGAAAGTGCTGAGGCAACAGGCGATCTAGTCGGTGCCTGATAATGGTTTGTTTCTTGAACTTTTACGATCTTGTGATCAACATCATCTCTTTCAGGAAGATTCAGTGTAAAAGTGCTTCCTTTATTTTTTTCGCTGGTAACAACAATATCTCCACCTAGCAGGCGAGCAAGGTCTTTTGAAATGGTAAGTCCCAGACCTGTTCCACCGTATTTACGGCTAGTGGTTCCGTCAGCTTGTTTGAAGGCATCAAAGATAATCCCTTGTTGTTCAGGAGCGATTCCGATTCCAGAGTCGATGACAGCGAAGTCCACTCTTCCTGAATTTTTATTGGCCGCACGTGCAATCCTGAATGTGACGCTGCCTTTTTCTGTAAACTTGATAGCATTTGATAAAAGATTCTTAATAATTTGTTCTAGTCTTTGGCGGTCGATGAAGATCGTCGCTGGAGCATCTTTAGCAATTTCAGTTTTTAATTCAATGCCTTTATTCATAGACAGTGGTTTAAATAATCTTTCAATGCTTAAAACGAAATCCTTAAGGATGAGTTCTTCAGGTTCAAGTTCAATTTTTCCAGCTTCAACTTTTGATAGATCGAGAATGTCGTTGATTAAAGTTAAGAGATCGTTACTTGAAGAAAGAATTGTTGAAACGAATTCTTTTTCCTGTTCACCTAAAATATTCTTTTTATCTTCCAATAAAAGCTGAGAGAGAATAAGTGTACTGTTAAGCGGAGTTCTTAACTCGTGAGACATATTTGCAAGGAATTGGCTCTTATATTGGCTGGCAAGTTCAAGCTCACGTGCTTTTTGTTCAAGATTTAATTGAGTCCCTCTTAGTTCTTCGTTTTTAAGGTTAACAGTTTCAGATTGAATCTCAAGTTCGAGACTTTGTTTTGAAAGCTGTTGATTCGTTTGTTCAAGTTCAGACTGTTGAGCTTCAAGACTGAGTTGAGATTCTCTAAGAGCATTGGTTTGTTCTTCAAGCTCTTCGTTATTGGCCTGAAGCTCTTCCTGCTGAGTTTGAAGTTCTTCTGTCTGTCGTTGAGATTCTTCTAATAGGTCTCTAAGTGTTGATCTGTATTCAGCAGACTTTAATGCAATCGCAATACTTTCAGAACAAATTTTTAGATATTCAATAACATTGTCAGGGATATCAGAGAAGAATCCGATTTCCAGGACACCTTTTACGTTGTCATCACTGGTAAGAGGGAAGAGAACGATCTGGCGTGGTTTTGATGAACCTGTTCCAGAGTTGATGGTGACATAGTCTTCCGGGACATCTTTTATCACTTTAACAATATTTTCAACGGCCACTTGTCCAACCAGGCCTTCGCCTAATTTAATAGTTTGTTGTCTGGTTAAAGCTTCATCTGAAAAAGCGTATGTACCAATTCTCTTTAAAGTATTAAATTCCATATTATAAATGGCCGCGACTTTTCCATCGAGGCGATTGCATAAATACTTAAGCGCTTTGGCAGAGAGTTCTTCAAGTGAAAGGTCGCCTCTGATTTGCTCCATTAATCCAGTTTTTCCAGATTGAATCCAGTCTTGAGCTTCCAGAATTTGATTTTGTATAATTTGTTTTTCAATAACTTTACTATAGGCCTCTGATAGAGAGGATAATTGTTTTTTAGTAAAGAATGCCAGGAAGACTCCAGCAAGTAACCCTCCACCTAGAACCAGACTTAAAGTGATGATGACACTTTCTTTGGTTGAGTCGTTTCTTTGAGTACGCAGTCCTTCTTCAACTTGAATCACTCTGATGAAAAGTGAACGGAGGTTATCCATCATTCTCTTTCCTTCAATCGAAGGGAGAATTTTTTCAAAATTTTTATTATCCGATTTTAATTCGATGATTCGAAGAGCGTACTGGCGATCCCATTGGAGTAAGCGAGTATGAATGTCTTTAACCATCGCTGATTGTGATGGATTATCACTGGTCAAATTTTCAAGTTCAATGAACTTCTCTTCCCAGACTTCTTTGGCATTGTTGTATGGCTCAAGAAAGCTCTCATCGCCAGTAATGAGGTAACCGCGTACTCCTGTTTCTGCATCAACCGTCAGCTTTCTTAATTCATGGCCTCGGCTAATAATAATACTGCTATGATTCACTAACTCGCTCACCGACATTAGGTGAAAAATAATGTACACAAATATGGCACTCAAAATAAATGAGCCCACAACCGGAATGATTACTGTGCGAGTAGTAAAGCGCTTGAATTGATTTTGATCGATAGTATATTTCATACATTTTATTTAGCATTTTCAGAGAGGATTTTAAAGTAATTCGGCAGATAAACTAAAGTGTGTAGTACATATGTCAATGGTGCATCGAGTATTTTTTCTAGGTCCTTCGACATTCAAGGAGTATACAAGTCTGATATTTTTCAGACAAGTCGCATCATTGTTCAAATAACTTCACCATTCAAATTTTCTTTCTGCTTTTATGTAAAATTGAGTTCTTTGAAGTCACATGCATTTCTTCATGATAGACAATCATCATGAACTATTTTGACCACGCAGCTTCCACATTTCTATATCCAGAAGTACTGGATCAATTGCAATCTTCATTGAAAGAAGATTTCGCAAATCCAAGTGCGCAGCATATTTTGGGACACGATCTTACGGAGAAAATTTCTTTTTACAGAGAAGAGTTTTTAAAAACGTTAGGTGCCTTTAAAAATGATTTTTTTATTTTTACTTCCTCTGCGACTGAATCAAATAATACTGTCATCAAGGGAATCACTTTTGGTGAGAGAGATAGCATTCTTTATTGTCGTGCTGATCATCCAAGTGTCACTGCGCCAGTTGAAAGTACAGGCGTACTATTAAAAGAAATTCTTTTAAATAATGATGGAGTCATCAACGTTGAAAGTTTTGAAGCCTTGCTAGATTCAAGTGTAAAATTAGTTATTCTCTCTCATGTGAATAATCAAAATGGTGTGATTCAGGATATTGAATTACTCGCTCGCATAGTAAAAGAAAAATCAGGGGCCCATGTTCATATTGATGCCGTTCAGTCTTTTGGAAAAATCCCATTCAAGTTAAGTCCTGCGATTGATTCAATCAGTGTGACTTCTCATAAAATTGGAGGACCGAAAGGGGTTGCCGGTTTATATTTAAAAAACGGACATAATGTAAAACCATTACTTTTAGGTGGCGGACAGGAGCATGGACTTCGTTCAAGCACTGAATCTTTTCCTTTGATCAAGGCCTTTCATCAGGCGATGAAAATAGCAATTAAGGAATTTAATTTTTCTTCGCAAAAAATAAGTGGGTTGTCGGAAGTGATTAAGCTTCAGCTTCTTCGATCAATTCCAACGATTCAAATGCCCTTTCAGGTGACTTCTCCCTATATAGTTTCTTTTATTCTCCCGGGTATTTCTTCTGACATCATTTTAAGACATCTGGAGATGCGTGACGTTTTTATTTCGTCAACATCGGCCTGTTCGTCAAAGCAGACAGGAGTAAATCCCACACTATCGGCAATGCATATTTCAGAGCGCTTTCACAAAAACTTCCTGCGAATTTCTCTGGGGCCTAAAACCACAGAAGAGGAAGTTAAGATTCTTTTAAAAGAGTTTGTGGATGTCTGGGGTAGTGTAAAGCATATGCAAAAAAGATAAGGTTTAAAGTTATGTTTTCTAATTTAGTTATTTCTCTTGATGAATTATGGTTGAAAGGAAAAAATCGTCAGGATTATTTCCGCAAGGCCGTGGATCATATCAATGCCGTCTTTAAAAATTATCACAGCGATAAATTCACTTATAAAGTTCAGTCAGAGCGTTTGTATTACACTTCACAAACATTCTTTAATGAAGAATTAATTGAGGCCTTAACTCTTGTTCCAGGACTGGCCTACATTTCACCATGTAAGGTGCTGGATCGTCTTCCTGATGAAAATTTAGAAAATGTGTATGAAGAAATATTAAATGAACTTAAATCATTTGAGACGGCTCCGGTGACTTTCAGGGCCCTGGTGAGAAGAGTCGATAAATCATTTTCAGAAACTTCGGTAGCGGTTGCAAGAGAGATCGGCCATCGCGTGATTACAAGATACCCGCTAGCTCAAGTAGAGTTAAAAAAATCTGAAATGGTTATTGATGTACGCATTCTTCCTAAACATGTGTCGATCTCTACTCAAACCAGAAAAGGTATTGGCGGACTTCCATGGGGAACGACTGGAAGTGCAGTGACTATGCTCTCTGGTGGTTTTGATTCACCGGTCGCAAGTTATTTGATGTCGAAGAGAGGAGTGAGGCAGGCCTTCGTCTTTTTTCACGCTTACCCATTTGTTGGAAGAGAAGTTGTTACAAAAATTAAAGCACTGACATCTGTTCTGGCGAAGTATCAAAGACAATGTCATTTATATATTGTTCCTTTCGGAGACATACAGAATCTCATCAGCAAACATTGCAGAGAAGAATATAGAACTTTGATCTTTAGAAGATATATGGTGGAGATCTCAAACCTTATCTGTGAGCGTATTAAAGCGGATGCGGTTGTCACTGGAGATTGTATTGGCCAGGTATCAAGTCAGACGATGCAGAATTTACACCTGATGGATAAAGCTTCTGAGCGCATGATTCTTAGACCACTGGTCGGTTTTAATAAATTAGAAATTATGAATCTTGGCATGAAGATTGGCACTCACGACATTTCGATTCTTCCCCATGATGATGCTTGTTCTTTATTTGCTCCGAAGTCACCGATCATTATTCCGAATCTTGAGTACTGGAATAACTGGGATGCTGATTTTGATATCAGTGCTGAACTTGAGAATGCTGTGGATAAAACAGAGGCCTTTTCAGTTAATTTGAAAGGTGAGTTTTATAAGAAAGATTTTTTCTCTTTTGATTCTTAGTAGTAACTTGAAACGATAATCACCGCAAATAAAATGATGAGCATGATGATACCAATTTTAAAAAAGTTATTGGTTTCTTTGACTAGCTTATTGAGCTCAGGTTGTTCAGCAGAAGGTTGATCACTTCCTGCTCTGTAGATAGAAGTGGCATCGATATTAGACCAGTCCGGGAAAATTTCCTTACTCTCTACTTCTTCATTTTCAGGCAATTCTTTTTTCATCCAAGTACCCTCGCTTCTTTTAGCATACACCAATTCTAATGGACTCTTATTTAATTAATGAATCTCGTTGCAATTTCACTGAGTTTTACTGTCTAAGATTTAGACAGTGCTCTGGTGACCAACATAAATATTACAGCTTTGGTTGAGGGCCTTCTCGGGAGGGGATATCCTCATAGGAAGCATACCAAACATTTCACTCGGGACAATTATGAAATTAATAATGGGTCTTCTTATTCTTTTAGCGTGCCAGCAGTCATTCGCTTTTACGGAAGGCTACACAGTCCATACGAAAGTCATTGAGAGGGCCGGAAAAGAATCTTTAACAATCGTTATAGTGGATGGAGCGCTTAATAAAGGCGTAGCAAAAGATACAATCGAAGCAATCAAAAATGCGCCCTCTAAAGATATTTATCTGGAGCTGAATTCTCCAGGAGGATTCTTCCAGGAAGCTCAGGATATTTACGATTACATCAAAGCAGAAAAGAGCAATGGATTAAAAGTTGCAACGTATGTTCCAAGCGGATCTGCTTGTGGAAGTGCATGCACGATTATTTTTATCGCTGGAGAAGAGCGTATTGCCGGTGAAGCCGCGGCCTTTATGGTTCACGGAGCTCAGAGAGAATCAATGCCAGGATTTTTAAATCCTTTAATCACAAATCATATTCAACAACTTTATAGAGACAACGGTGTTTCGAGTGAGTGGATTATTGAATTAAGAAAGAAATTAGTCTTCTCCGGCATCAACGATTTTTGGTTTTCAGGGCGTGATGCTGCTTCTAAAGAAGTAGGGTTTGCAACCATCATGCACAGTGGATTGATCGAATATGATCCACCAAAGATTGACCCACAAATTCATGCACGATAATGAAAGGCCCTCTTTGTAGGGCCTTTTTTGTACCATAACTATCAAATATTATTCAAATACGTAAAGAAAAGACTTTTGTTTGATTGACCAAACACAAGTTTCTTATTAAAAACTTTATAACAATATAAGCACAGAACCTATGGAGTTTTTATGAAAAAAATTATTCTAGCTAGCGTATTCGCTGCACTTTCTTTAACGACTGCAATCGCAAACGATGGCGACCTTACTCTTCCAGGTGAGCGTTGGGCGACAAAATTTACTGCATTCGTATGTGGTGATGGAAATGTTCAAGCAACAGCTGTTCCAACTGACTTCGCAGCTTACAACATCCAAATCTCAACGATGACGACTGATTACTCTCTTGATAACTATCTTGTTAAAGCAACATTCCAGGAAAACAATGTCACTTGTAACTACAGTGCAATCCTTCTTGCAGACAACGCTGCTTGGACGATTAAGCTTGTTGACTCAAGAGCATACTCGACTGTTGATGGTTCTGTTTGTGCTGCCGGTAAAGCAGTTCTTGATTCAGCTCTAGCTGATAACAAGTACGCATACCTTCATGGCCGTGCAGCGATCTTCGCACCAGTTGCTGGAGCAGAAGCTTCATGTGGAGCTGGAGCATCAGTTGTTGGTCTTCACTTTCAGGTTACTGGAAAACTATAATTTCTAAAATTTTTTAGATAGATAAAAAGAGGGAGCTTTTGAGCTCCCTTTTTTATTTTAGTTTAATGTAATAAGTAACTACGGCATTTAGCGATATAGTCCAGTCGCATCTGTTCCATCTCTTCATCGGTCAGGTCATTCTTCGCAATTGAAAACATGATGGACTCTTCTTCCTTCATATGATTTTTCACCAAGGCCGCTACAACTTTAGCTTTCGCTGCGATTTCATCATTCCATTGAGTTTTAAAATTCATGGCCAATAATTCATCTCTGAGTTGAAAAGCGATGTCGTGTTCATCTTGGCCGCTGAGTCCTTCCAGTCTTGCTTCCTCTTCTGTATTTTGTTGAAGATGGACATAAAGGGTTTCTTGTTCAGCTTTGCCGTGCATTTCAAGTAGATTAAAAAAGCGACTTAAGTGCTCACGCTTTTCAGGGATAGAGGCCTTAGAGTCCATAATGACCTTAATCGACTCTTTTAAAAAGTCGTGGTGTTCTTTGAGCAGTGGGATGAATCCTGTCTCGTCTTGGGCGTCTGTATCGATAGAAGCGCGAACTTGTTGAAGAGTATGAGATCCACTAATGCCTAATTTCTCAAATACGTTTTCCATGTTGTTCTCCTTGAAAGATTACTTCCGGTGACTCACTAAGATATAATGCAACCAGAAGGCCATAAGGATCTATTAAGATTGGATGGCCAAACTTGATATGTTTAGTGTGTTGCTAAAAGTTTTAGTAAAATAAGGAAATTTTTAGTTGGCTGAGTGTTCGGGATGTAGGAGAAGGGGGAACAAACTTCTAATCTTCAATGGAGAATTCATGAAATCACTAATAGCTGGACTTGTTCTAACACTATCTGTTTCTGCTGCACACGCTACTGATTGGGGTCTATTCACACTTCAAGTGACTGTTGCTCAAACAATCGCAGTAGTTGTTCAACAAACTTTCTACGCAACAACAAGAGTTTCTTCAGACAGAAACGCTTATGCAAAACAAATTCAAAATGATGTTCAAGATTACAACCAAGTTGGTTATGTAAGTCCGATGCTTGCTGAAAGAATCGCTTTCGTTCAATCAGTTAACTCTGAACTTTCTGAGCAAGAATCAGTAGACGTTCTTTTAATTGCTTCTGAATCAATTCTTAACTAAAAAATCTGAAGGCCTTCATCAGTCAATGATGAGGGCCTTTTCTTGCGGAAGTTCGATAACAAATTTTGTATTCACTGAATTTGGATCATAATAAAGGCGCCCGCCAACTCTCTCAATCATACTATTCGAAATACTCAATCCAAGGCCTGTTCCTTTGCCCGGATCTTTTGTGGTGAAAAATGGGTGCATGATTTTTTGAGCAATGTCTTTTGAAATTCCTAAACCTGAGTCAGTAAAAGTAATAATCGTTCGATTGCTTAGATTATTAAAAACATAAATATGAATCCATTTTGCATCGGTTTCATCAATGGCATCGACAGCATTGTTAATCAGGTTAATGAAGACTTGAGATAACTGAACCATGTGTCCTTTGACTTCAATCGAAGTGTCACCCTCAATCTTTAAATCAATTTCCAGATGTTTTAATTTTTGTGCACTCACTGTGAGCATGTCATTAATGGCCGTCGAGACAGGAAAGACCGTGTGAGGATCTGTGGCCACATTGCGAGAAAGTTTTCTCAGGCCTTTAACTAATTTAGAAATACGCAAGACCGTCTCATCCATTTGATCCAGGCCTTTAAGAACTCTGGCCGGTATATTTTCAAGAACAAGTAATTGTCTTTTAATCAGGGCGATTTGAGTGCTTAGGATTTGAAGCGGGTTATTGATCTCATGAGCGATACCGCCAGACATTTCACCTAACGCTGCGATGTTGGAGATATGAATCAGTTCACTTTGCTGAGCTTTGATTTTTTTATAAGCGTTATTCATCTGCCAGCGG
Coding sequences within it:
- a CDS encoding response regulator, with product MKYTIDQNQFKRFTTRTVIIPVVGSFILSAIFVYIIFHLMSVSELVNHSSIIISRGHELRKLTVDAETGVRGYLITGDESFLEPYNNAKEVWEEKFIELENLTSDNPSQSAMVKDIHTRLLQWDRQYALRIIELKSDNKNFEKILPSIEGKRMMDNLRSLFIRVIQVEEGLRTQRNDSTKESVIITLSLVLGGGLLAGVFLAFFTKKQLSSLSEAYSKVIEKQIIQNQILEAQDWIQSGKTGLMEQIRGDLSLEELSAKALKYLCNRLDGKVAAIYNMEFNTLKRIGTYAFSDEALTRQQTIKLGEGLVGQVAVENIVKVIKDVPEDYVTINSGTGSSKPRQIVLFPLTSDDNVKGVLEIGFFSDIPDNVIEYLKICSESIAIALKSAEYRSTLRDLLEESQRQTEELQTQQEELQANNEELEEQTNALRESQLSLEAQQSELEQTNQQLSKQSLELEIQSETVNLKNEELRGTQLNLEQKARELELASQYKSQFLANMSHELRTPLNSTLILSQLLLEDKKNILGEQEKEFVSTILSSSNDLLTLINDILDLSKVEAGKIELEPEELILKDFVLSIERLFKPLSMNKGIELKTEIAKDAPATIFIDRQRLEQIIKNLLSNAIKFTEKGSVTFRIARAANKNSGRVDFAVIDSGIGIAPEQQGIIFDAFKQADGTTSRKYGGTGLGLTISKDLARLLGGDIVVTSEKNKGSTFTLNLPERDDVDHKIVKVQETNHYQAPTRSPVASALSKTEAPPLISKEVKVETSTLPLPFEDDRNKLDGSDLVRLLLVIEDDTNFAKILYDLSHELKFNCVVAQTAEEGIRAAEDFLPQAIILDMHLPDRSGLTVIDHLKMNAKTRHIPIHIVSAQDQANIALQMGAVGYLRKPVSLIDMRNAIAKLEDKLTHSVKRVLVVEDNKVQRESIKELIQDKMVEVVMAENAVKAMEHLKKTIFDCMILDLHLPDMTGYELLEHMTDIDNISHPPVIVYTGKDLSKLEEQNLQKYSQSIIIKGAHSPERLFSEVTLFLHQVENQLSKDRQNMLQKLRDREQIFEGKKILLVDDDVRNIFALSAALESKGAVIETARNGIEAVAKMKENPTIDLILMDIMMPEMDGYEATREIRKDPRFQRLPIIAVTAKAMGDDQEKCREAGANDYLAKPVDLTKLLSLLRVWMPQKGRL
- a CDS encoding cysteine desulfurase family protein, which produces MNYFDHAASTFLYPEVLDQLQSSLKEDFANPSAQHILGHDLTEKISFYREEFLKTLGAFKNDFFIFTSSATESNNTVIKGITFGERDSILYCRADHPSVTAPVESTGVLLKEILLNNDGVINVESFEALLDSSVKLVILSHVNNQNGVIQDIELLARIVKEKSGAHVHIDAVQSFGKIPFKLSPAIDSISVTSHKIGGPKGVAGLYLKNGHNVKPLLLGGGQEHGLRSSTESFPLIKAFHQAMKIAIKEFNFSSQKISGLSEVIKLQLLRSIPTIQMPFQVTSPYIVSFILPGISSDIILRHLEMRDVFISSTSACSSKQTGVNPTLSAMHISERFHKNFLRISLGPKTTEEEVKILLKEFVDVWGSVKHMQKR
- the thiI gene encoding tRNA uracil 4-sulfurtransferase ThiI, which gives rise to MFSNLVISLDELWLKGKNRQDYFRKAVDHINAVFKNYHSDKFTYKVQSERLYYTSQTFFNEELIEALTLVPGLAYISPCKVLDRLPDENLENVYEEILNELKSFETAPVTFRALVRRVDKSFSETSVAVAREIGHRVITRYPLAQVELKKSEMVIDVRILPKHVSISTQTRKGIGGLPWGTTGSAVTMLSGGFDSPVASYLMSKRGVRQAFVFFHAYPFVGREVVTKIKALTSVLAKYQRQCHLYIVPFGDIQNLISKHCREEYRTLIFRRYMVEISNLICERIKADAVVTGDCIGQVSSQTMQNLHLMDKASERMILRPLVGFNKLEIMNLGMKIGTHDISILPHDDACSLFAPKSPIIIPNLEYWNNWDADFDISAELENAVDKTEAFSVNLKGEFYKKDFFSFDS
- a CDS encoding ATP-dependent Clp protease proteolytic subunit, with protein sequence MKLIMGLLILLACQQSFAFTEGYTVHTKVIERAGKESLTIVIVDGALNKGVAKDTIEAIKNAPSKDIYLELNSPGGFFQEAQDIYDYIKAEKSNGLKVATYVPSGSACGSACTIIFIAGEERIAGEAAAFMVHGAQRESMPGFLNPLITNHIQQLYRDNGVSSEWIIELRKKLVFSGINDFWFSGRDAASKEVGFATIMHSGLIEYDPPKIDPQIHAR
- a CDS encoding hemerythrin domain-containing protein, which produces MENVFEKLGISGSHTLQQVRASIDTDAQDETGFIPLLKEHHDFLKESIKVIMDSKASIPEKREHLSRFFNLLEMHGKAEQETLYVHLQQNTEEEARLEGLSGQDEHDIAFQLRDELLAMNFKTQWNDEIAAKAKVVAALVKNHMKEEESIMFSIAKNDLTDEEMEQMRLDYIAKCRSYLLH
- a CDS encoding sensor histidine kinase; translation: MEDNKKIAIQIASFDAIASLITFLFYFFYELHGKNNLLTISHMSAFFLTAIGIYLIRIRKYDAGRILIHFVGLFEIFLSIDGVPANSAFEFYYFAPLIVPFVTFTPEELKKSIVLASCGFIVFIIQQFTGPGLFSSLSEITSSDRIITIGILFAYIFGLFSISRWQMNNAYKKIKAQQSELIHISNIAALGEMSGGIAHEINNPLQILSTQIALIKRQLLVLENIPARVLKGLDQMDETVLRISKLVKGLRKLSRNVATDPHTVFPVSTAINDMLTVSAQKLKHLEIDLKIEGDTSIEVKGHMVQLSQVFINLINNAVDAIDETDAKWIHIYVFNNLSNRTIITFTDSGLGISKDIAQKIMHPFFTTKDPGKGTGLGLSISNSMIERVGGRLYYDPNSVNTKFVIELPQEKALIID